In one Brassica oleracea var. oleracea cultivar TO1000 chromosome C9, BOL, whole genome shotgun sequence genomic region, the following are encoded:
- the LOC106313549 gene encoding peptide methionine sulfoxide reductase A5, with the protein MTILSLSPFAILFLYISLLDKTVSIRLSNQISDPVVDSPDRPLKSAVFALGSFWRSETAFGCINGVVRTTAGYSGGTKVNPEYRKLGDHAESVQVEYDPRVVGYRQLLDLFWSSHDSRQVFGQGPDVGNQYRSIIFTNSTEELRLATISKEREQLKSRSSIVTTQIQQLGTFYRAEPDHQKFELKQHPFLLQLIGNMAEEELERSALATKLNGYAAELCPPRVQKQIDSRVNEIIRKGWPVLKDI; encoded by the exons ATGACAATCCTTTCCTTGTCTCCTTTCGCGATCCTCTTCTTATACATCTCTCTGCTCGACAAGACCGTATCCATCAGATTATCGAATCAGATCTCAGATCCCGTCGTTGATTCTCCCGATCGTCCCTTGAAATCGGCTGTCTTCGCTCTGGGAAGCTTCTGGCGATCGGAGACGGCGTTCGGCTGTATAAACGGCGTCGTGCGAACGACAGCCGGTTACTCCGGGGGAACGAAGGTGAATCCGGAGTATAGAAAGCTGGGTGATCACGCCGAGTCTGTTCAG GTTGAATATGATCCAAGGGTAGTTGGTTATCGTCAGCTCTTAGATCTATTCTGGTCTAGTCATGATTCCAGACAAGTGTTTGGACAAGGCCCTGATGTCGGTAATCAATACAG ATCCATTATTTTCACTAATTCTACGGAAGAGTTGAGGTTGGCTACTATTAGCAAAGAAAGAGAGCAGCTTAAATCAAGAAGCAGCATCGTCACTACCCAAATTCAACAGCTAGGAACGTTTTATCGCGCTGAGCCTGACCATCAG AAGTTTGAGCTGAAACAGCATCCATTCCTTCTTCAGCTCATTGGAAACATGGCAGAAGAAGAGCTCGAGAGATCAGCTCTAGCCACAAAGCTAAACGGTTATGCAGCAGAGCTCTGCCCACCAAGAGTCCAGAAACAAATTGACTCTAGAGTAAACGAGATTATTAGAAAAGGTTGGCCGGTCTTGAAAGACATCTAA
- the LOC106313550 gene encoding 60S ribosomal protein L8-1-like: MIGQVAGGGRTEKPMLKAGNAYHKYRVKRNSWPKVRGVAMNPVEHPHGGGNHQHIGHASTVRRDAPPGQKVGLIAARRTGRLRGQAAASAAKAD; encoded by the coding sequence ATGATTGGTCAAGTTGCTGGTGGTGGAAGAACAGAGAAGCCGATGCTCAAGGCAGGAAACGCGTACCACAAGTACCGTGTGAAGAGGAACTCATGGCCTAAGGTTCGTGGTGTGGCTATGAATCCAGTGGAGCATCCTCATGGAGGAGGTAACCATCAGCACATTGGTCACGCGAGTACGGTTAGGCGTGATGCACCACCAGGACAGAAGGTTGGTCTTATTGCTGCTAGGAGAACTGGTCGTCTAAGAGGTCAAGCTGCTGCTTCTGCTGCCAAGGCTGACTAG